A window of Bacillus sp. DX3.1 genomic DNA:
GAGCACGGAGCATATATGTTGTCTGGTGAAGGTGTCTATAACCTTGATAATGAATGGATACCAATTAAAAAAGGTGATTATTTATTCATGGGAGCTTACGTGCCGCAAGCAACTTATGCTGTAGGCCGAGGAGAAGCATTTAGTTACATCTACTCTAAAGATTGTAATCGAGACCCAGAAATTTGAGGGGTGGAAAGTAGGTAAAACAAATGGTAAAGAATGAAATCATTAAGACGGATGAAACGGAATTACACGAACTTATACAGAAAAAGCTAGAAAAAGCAGGTTTGAGTAGTAAGCATGCGTCAGGAGTAGCTGATTTACTTGTATTTGCGGATGCAAGAGGCATTCATTCACATGGTGCAGTACGTGTAGAGTATTATGCAGAACGTATTGCAAAGGGGGGAACGAATGTAGAACCAAACTTTCGTTTTCAGCAAACAGGTCCAAGCACAGGTGTTTTTGAAGCAGATAATGGTGCAGGTCATGTTGCTGCAAAAGAAGCAATGGATGAGGCTATTCATTTAGCAAAAGAAAGTGGTATCGGAGTTGTTGGCATTCATCAATTGGGACATAGTGGAGCGCTAGCTTATTTTGTGAAGCAAGCGGCCGAACAAGATATGGTAGCTTTATCTGTTTGCCAATCCGATCCGATGGTAGTTCCATTTGGCGGAGCAGAACCTTATTTTGGAACAAATCCAATTGCATTCGCAGCTCCAAGTAAAAGTGGGACACCAATTATTTTTGATATGGCGACCAC
This region includes:
- the allD gene encoding ureidoglycolate dehydrogenase yields the protein MKTDETELHELIQKKLEKAGLSSKHASGVADLLVFADARGIHSHGAVRVEYYAERIAKGGTNVEPNFRFQQTGPSTGVFEADNGAGHVAAKEAMDEAIHLAKESGIGVVGIHQLGHSGALAYFVKQAAEQDMVALSVCQSDPMVVPFGGAEPYFGTNPIAFAAPSKSGTPIIFDMATTVQAWGKILDARSKDMEIPSNWAVNAEGQPTTDPHAVNALLPVAGPKGYGLMMMVDVLSGILLGLPFGKHVSSMYTDLSKGRNLGQLHIVINPSYFTSLDTFKENIEKMTQELHDIKPAPNFKQVLYPGELGEVVAADYKENGIPIVKEIYDYLISDTVHFDKYNHANAFAEK